In Capsicum annuum cultivar UCD-10X-F1 chromosome 8, UCD10Xv1.1, whole genome shotgun sequence, the genomic window AATGATTTACAATCACACAAACATTTGTAACTTATTTTAGATTACAAGTTTTAAAAAtctatctttctttctttaacttcatttcaaatcaaattacattacataaattaaaatggataaaattaaatcaaattacattacataaattaaaatggaggaaattgaaaattttataaaaaacaaaatctttttttaaaaaaccacCTTCTCCTACCCCTCCCCCacccttccaaaaaaaaaaacccacCCACCCtccacctttttttttctttcttctccacCCCTACTATTCATTTTCTTCACCCCACCCAACCCCAACTAGTCTTCAACAGCCACCCCACTGTTCTTCCTCTTCACTACTCCGTACGTCAAGTAGAAACTACAGAtcttcttcactagatttttatttttattagatacAAAGAAATGaagtataaaatatgtaaataaaaaaattaaattttaattttttaactatttttttcctttaaatttatgtGACATCATTTAATtatggaataaaaaataaaaaattattttaaaatttgtggtataaataaatcttagattttgtatggtcataaaatattttataaaaacaaattgtttctaaaaattgaaaaattacattcttttttgaacaaattaaaaaacaaaatgtgtcatataaataaaaaaaaaaacataaatattggGCCGCTCAACATGGGCGATACTAGTCCTAtctataaaagataaaatttaataCTCCCCCGTTAATCTTCACTTGTtcactatactaaaaatagatgttaaataatatttatttattttcaaaaattaataaattatttatttatttctatctattttgtccttattattaaattatttattaattttttaaatttgaaaaatgttattgatattatttttaataacataaataaatattatttgacgAAGGAAAGAGAATATTAAATTATAGCCAAATTTTCTCCTAAATAATAGCCCCATCCTAGCCCTCAAACATTAATATCGGCTCAGCCGACTTCTTAAAATGCATATTAAATAATAACTGCTCCTACTTgccaaaggaaaaaagaaaggatAGTTAATCTAGAATAAGTGATCTGATTAGGCGCTCCAGTATAAATAGATAATCTCATTAGCACAACTTAAATCCACAAATCTCTATAATTAAGACAAAAGAGTAATAAGTTGAAGCAATGACTGGTTCTcctaaaaataataactttcgTCCCTTGGCTAATTATCACCCATCTGTTTGGGGATATCATTTCCTTTCTTATACTCCTCAACTCACGGTGAGTGACACATTTTAGTTTAATGTACTTATTGTTACCTTAGAGCCCTTCTTTACTCATCtttgagccggggtctatcggaaacagtctctctacttctttaaagttagtggtatggattgcgtacactctaccctccgaAGACCCCATGATGTGAGAAtatactgaatttgttgttgttgtacttattGTTATCTTGATTTGTTATACACTAACACTATTCCTCCGTTCCTTCCTTATTgttatagttttctttttaaaaatcaaatgatACAAACTTCGattaatttaatatcttgtttgtcATTCTATTGatattatgagaaaaattataatttatgctactttttatatagtttttattatctaaaatttaattttaacatattttattagTCTAATCAAATctaatttagctttaaaaattaatcaaattgaaTTTCGACAAATAAAATAAGACAACTAAAACGGAATGGAGAGTGAACCTTAAAACTAATTACAAGTTATAACGAGGCATTTAAAACTTAACATAACATTTAATACAATCTAGATGATGAAAAAAAAGCATTTTTCCGAgcttttatgaaaaaatatttataattaatagTAATGCTCGCTCAACTTTGCCATGCAGGAAATTACTACCCAAGAAAAACATGAACTTGATGAGTTAAAAGAGATTACAAGGAAAATGTTGGTGGAAACTCCTGACAATAGTACAAAAAAACTTGTGTTGATAGATGCACTCCAACGATTGGGAGTAGCATATCATTTTCCTATGGAGATCGAGACATCCCTTCAGAACATTTTTGATGTGTCCCAACTATTAAGTGAGAATAATGTTGATGACAACCTTTACATTGTTTCTCTTCGTTTCCGACTTGTGAGGCAACAAGGCCATTACATGTTTTCTGGTAATTTACTTAATTATTTCTGCTCTCTCTGTTCattgtgtttttcttttcttcattaaaCTTTTAATAAAGGTTCAACACACAACTTCTAATGAAGTTAAATTTCTTACTGATCGATAATGAACGTGATGATTAACTAGCTGtcttcaagaaattcacaaaTCAAGATGGAAAATTCAAGGAAACCCTTACTAATGATGTCCAAGGATTATTAAGTTTGTATGAAGCAACACATCTGAGAGTGCGCGACGAAGAGATTCTTGAAGAAGCTCTAACATTTGCCACCACTCATCTCGAGTCCATTGTGGCTTCCAACTTGAGCAATAACTTACTTAAAGATCAAGTGACTGAAGCCTTAAGCCAGCCTATTCGCAAGACTTTACCAAGGGTGGGAGCTAGGAAGTACATATCCACTTACGAAAACTATGATGCACATGACGATTTGCTTTTGAGATTTGCAAAATTGGATTTTGACTCTCTGCAAAAACTTCATCAGAGAGAGCTTAGCGAGCTTACAAGGTACTAATAGTATATACATTATTTGATCTATCTTCTTTAATGGAATGAATAACGGTAATTTGGATTTTAAAACGTTGCTCTTGTGATGAATGTAGGTGGTGGAAAGATTTAGATTTTGcaaataaatatccatatgcaaGAGATAGATTGGTTGAGTGTTACTTTTGGATTTTAGGAGTGTATTTTGAGCCTCAGAATAGTCGTGCCAGAAAAATGATGACAAAAGTACTCAAGATGGCCTCCATCATtgatgacacttttgatgcttatgCAATCTTTGACGAACTTGTGCCTTTCAACAATGCGATTCAGAGGTAAAACAACAATTTTACAAGTAAATTAATCTATTTACAATCCTTCACTGATGAATATGAAAAGTTAAACATGTTTTTTTGGTAGTTCTTGTGaaattatattcttatatatacatacacaagaCCTAAAAATTATTAGCTTGTGATTTTGGTATAAATCCTGATTTGTAGATGGGACACAAATGCGATTGATTCAGTACCATCATATCTAAGACCTGCTTATCGAGCCCTTCTAGATGTATACAGTGAAATGGAAGAAGTGTTGGCCAAAGAATGCAAATTGGACCGTGTATACTATGCAAAATATGAGGTAATTTAATTGTAATTACCTAACCTACATAATAAGCAATTAATTAACATGGGAATCATGGTAGTTCAATTAATTTGTTGCCTAAGTTTTCATTTTATTAGTGAgaattcaatcctccatgttatAATCCAGGCGGAGCCAGGGTTTCAACAGAGGGGGTTCCATGTTCAAAGAAAATTTAGGATTTCAACTGAGGGAGATccatattaaaagaaaatttagttgaagggggttcaacacctactataaccacataaaaaataattttaatcatgtataaataatatattttttcatcgaaGAGGGTTCGACCGAACTTCCGAACAGaaggctggctccgcccctgCCGGGCTCCCCATTTTGTCTTCctccttttatataaaaaaaaaaaacaatttttttggGAAAAGAAAACATTCTCCttccaaaaggaaaaacaaaagatacCAGTATTACTCATTAGTCTAGCTTAAATTACCATCCTTCTGatgagttttgattcattttATATTAGATGAAAAAGTTGGTGAGAGCTTATTTTAAGGAAGCCCAATGGTTGAATGATGACTATACTCCAAAATTTGAGGAGCATATAGAGACTGCACTCGTAACTGGTTCCTATATGATGGGAGCAACAACTAGCTTGGTCGGTATGATGGAATTTATATCGAGAGAAACTTTTGAATGGTTAAAGAATGAGCCATTGATAGTTCGAGCTGCCTCTTTGATTAGCAGAGTAATGGACGATATTGTTGGACATGAAGTAAGTACTTCTCTTTTTCTTTGCTTTGCAAAAGACAAAAAGCCCATTTGGTTTTTGAATGTAAGTGGTGGAGTTGATTTTGCCAATAGTAATTACATGTTCCGATAAAAGTTTTAAAACTGAAAAtaacttttatttcatcaaaacatcctCAAAGTTGTTAATACTACTTTCTCCCCTTTTAAATACTATTCTGTTTCATTTTATAAAAGTCAAACTAGATAAactttgataataatatattttttcatgatattgatacgaaaaaaattgtaatttataaaagtttttgaatttataaattataatttctaGATATTGAATTAATGTAATCTAATTTAACTCTCAACATTTAACTAATATGGGACAAAATGAAGGACTAAATACTATAAACTGAAATTATATTATTCCAAAGCTACGCAGAAGTACTACAAAGTGgtattttatttatgtaaaatatcaaaaaatctatcatttcaaatattaTACATAATTGCGGGTGGTGGTTGTGGGTTTCTAATGTCAACTATTATCACCATTAGTTAGTACTACATactcacaaccaccatcataagTTAACTAATACTACCACCCGTTCGATATTCATAACTATCACCACTAATCACTATCATCAATcatgatatatataatattttttaagagaCAAAATTAAGTTAATATCTTATTTATAttcattaatatttaaataaaaacatgttttatatatttagatGTTATTTCATGGAAATTGTCTTAATCTTTTATTATTCTGGTCTTGACTCCATATTGGCTCTATATTTTAAGAATCAGAATTTTAGTACTCATCTAGATATTTACATGTGTATTCATCAAATTTAGACATCATATTTCTTAGGAAAAAGACTTAAATATGTCACTGAattatcagaaatgactcatttatgtcatctgTTAAAAGTTGGGTTCATTCATGTCATCGCTGTTATAAAACtggttcatccatgccattactttttaactgTGATTTTTTAAAAGACAGTTTTTTCACGTGGTGAAAAAAAAGTGTAAAATGTATAATTGACGatagattgagaaaaaaaaaaaaaaacacgtgGCATCAGTTATTGATTGCTacatgaaagatgaaagattatGGAGTTTCAATGCAAGAGGCGTATGCTAAATTTGAGAAAGAAGTGACCAATGGATGGAAGGACATATCTTTCGTCCAACCGAAGCTCCAACCTTCGTCCTTGAAAGAGTTCTAAATTTCGCGCGTGATTGACACGTTATATAAAAATGAAGATGGATACACAAACTCTAAAGGCAAAGTTAAAAACATGATTAACTTATTACTGGTTGAATCtataaaaaattgatgaaattgcaCCTTCAATCAAGTGTTCCTCGGAATGTTTGAAATaaaacccaagcctagttaaaatctgttttgactatggactactaaatagcaaataattatactaacgaAAAttcaatatggagctattattcgagagatcatcaaatgatttactcaaattcaaaagagctacgacaagcagatatggaagatgtaagacaatggataatggcGCTactaactggttttatttcatcatataatatctctgctggtgcagtataacactttatataaaataaatttccttttgttattcttttgtNNNNNNNNNNNNNNNNNNNNNNNNNNNNNNNNNNNNNNNNNNNNNNNNNNNNNNNNNNNNNNNNNNNNNNNNNNNNNNNNNNNNNNNNNNNNNNNNNNNNNNNNNNNNNNNNNNNNNNNNNNNNNNNNNNNNNNNNNNNNNNNNNNNNNNNNNNNNNNNNNNNNNNNNNNNNNNNNNNNNNNNNNNNNNNNNNNNNNNNNNNNNNNNNNNNNNNNNNNNNNNNNNNNNNNNNNNNNNNNNNNNNNNNNNNNNNNNNNNNNNNNNNNNNNNNNNNNNNNNNNNNNNNNNNNNNNNNNNNNNNNNNNNNNNNNNNNNNNNNNNNNNNNNNNNNNNNNNNNNNNNNNNNNNNNNNNNNNNNNNNNNNNNNNNNNNNNNNNNNNNNNNNNNNNNNNNNNNNNNNNNNNNNNNNNNNNNNNNNNNNNNNNNNNNNNNNNNNNNNNNNNNNNNNNNNNNNNNNNNNNNNNNNNNNNNNNNNNNNNNNNNNNNNNNNNNNNNNNNNNNNNNNNNNNNNNNNNNNNNNNNNNNNNNNNNNNNNNNNNNNNNNNNNNNNNNNNNNNNNNNNNNNNNNNNNNNNNNNNNNNNNNNNNNNNNNNNNNNNNNNNNNNNNNNNNNNNNNNNNNNNNNNNNNNNNNNNNNNNNNNNNNNNNNNNNNNNNNNNNNNNNNNNNNNNNNNNNNNNNNNNNNNNNNNNNNNNNNNNNNNNNNNNNNNNNNNNNNNNNNNNNNNNNNNNNNNNNNNNNNNNNNNNNNNNNNNNNNNNNNNNNNNNNNNNNNNNNNNNNNNNNNNNNNNNNNNNNNNNNNNNNNNNNNNNNNNNNNNNNNNNNNNNNNNNNNNNNNNNNNNNNNNNNNNNNNNNNNNNNNNNNNNNNNNNNNNNNNNNNNNNNNNNNNNNNNNNNNNNNNNNNNNNNNNNNNNNNNNNNNNNNNNNNNNNNNNNNNNNNNNNNNNNNNNNNNNNNNNNNNNNNNNNNNNNNNNNNNNNNNNNNNNNNNNNNNNNNNNNNNNNNNNNNNNNNNNNNNNNNNNNNNNNNNNNNNNNNNNNNNNNNNNNNNNNNNNNNNNNNNNNNNNNNNNNNNNNNNNNNNNNNNNNNNNNNNNNNNNNNNNNNNNNNNNNNNNNNNNNNNNNNNNNNNNNNNNNNNNNNNNNNNNNNNNNNNNNNNNNNNNNNNNNNNNNNNNNNNNNNNNNNNNNNNNNNNNNNNNNNNNNNNNNNNNNNNNNNNNNNNNNNNNNNNNNNNNNNNNNNNNNNNNNNNNNNNNNNNNNNNNNNNNNNNNNNNNNNNNNNNNNNNNNNNNNNNNNNNNNNNNNNNNNNNNNNNNNNNNNNNNNNNNNNNNNNNNNNNNNNNNNNNNNNNNNNNNNNNNNNNNNNNNNNNNNNNNNNNNNNNNNNNNNNNNNNNNNNNNNNNNNNNNNNNNNNNNNNNNNNNNNNNNNNNNNNNNNNNNNNNNNNNNNNNNN contains:
- the LOC124886421 gene encoding LOW QUALITY PROTEIN: sesquiterpene synthase 12-like (The sequence of the model RefSeq protein was modified relative to this genomic sequence to represent the inferred CDS: inserted 3 bases in 2 codons; deleted 1 base in 1 codon); the protein is MTGSPKNNNFRPLANYHPSVWGYHFLSYTPQLTEITTQEKHELDELKEITRKMLVETPDNSTKKLVLIDALQRLGVAYHFPMEIETSLQNIFDVSQLLSENNVDDNLYIVSLRFRLVRQQGHYMFSAVFKKFTNQDGKFKETLTNDVQGLLSLYEATHLRVRDEEILEEALTFATTHLESIVASNLSNNLLKDQVTEALSQPIRKTLPRVGARKYISTYENYDAHDDLLLRFAKLDFDSLQKLHQRELSELTRWWKDLDFANKYPYARDRLVECYFWILGVYFEPQNSRARKMMTKVLKMASIIDDTFDAYAIFDELVPFNNAIQRWDTNAIDSVPSYLRPAYRALLDVYSEMEEVLAKECKLDRVYYAKYEMKKLVRAYFKEAQWLNDDYTPKFEEHIETALVTGSYMMGATTSLVGMMEFISRETFEWLKNEPLIVRAASLISRVMDDIVGHEIEKKKKKHVASVIDCYMKDEDYGVSMQEAYAKFEKEVTNGWKDISXRPTEAPTFVLERVLNXSRVIDTLYKNEDGYTNSKGKVKNMINLLLVESIKN